The following coding sequences lie in one Rutidosis leptorrhynchoides isolate AG116_Rl617_1_P2 chromosome 6, CSIRO_AGI_Rlap_v1, whole genome shotgun sequence genomic window:
- the LOC139854097 gene encoding uncharacterized protein — MCPPDHRLLIGGDLNGHIGTNVEGYPGAHGGFGHGVRNEEGLSILDFAVAHDLVVTNSFFKKTNAQLATFHSGGNSTHIDYLLLRRGDLRTCGDCKSQTDLTCSSQHRLLVMDLVLRRRVTMSVKPVQPTILWKKLNGEKAETFKTLVVERVETEVEIGSHEDADQMWNFLASTIREAAKEALGVAVGTSRGHRSDRESWWLSDEVQNKVALKQLRFRELITCREGTPAGRTRVEERYKEARREAKKAVARAKDKAYKDLYRKLDSK; from the coding sequence ATGTGCCCTCCGGACCATCGATTACTTATTGGGGGAGACCTAAATGGTCATATAGGAACGAATGTCGAGGGTTATCCGGGGGCCCATGGGGGCTTTGGGCACGGAGTAAGAAATGAGGAAGGGCTCTCTATTCTCGATTTTGCTGTTGCTCATGATTTGGTTGTTACGAATTCGTTCTTCAAGAAGACGAATGCTCAGTTAGCAACCTTTCATAGCGGGGGTAATAGTACCCATATTGACTATTTGTTACTTCGCAGAGGGGATCTTAGGACATGTGGGGACTGTAAGTCCCAGACTGACTTGACATGCTCCTCCCAGCACAGATTGTTGGTCATGGATTTGGTTCTCCGGAGACGGGTCACCATGAGTGTAAAGCCCGTCCAACCTACAATCCTATGGAAGAAGTTGAACGGAGAGAAAGCAGAGACTTTTAAGACTTTAGTTGTAGAAAGAGTGGAGACAGAAGTGGAAATTGGATCCCATGAAGATGCGGACCAGATGTGGAATTTTCTTGCGTCCACCATTAGAGAGGCAGCCAAGGAAGCCTTGGGTGTGGCAGTAGGAACTTCGAGAGGACATAGGTCGGATAGAGAATCATGGTGGCTTAGTGACGAAGTTCAAAACAAAGTCGCGCTTAAGCAActaaggtttagggagctcatcACTTGCCGGGAGGGGACCCCGGCGGGTAGAACTAGGGTTGAAGAGAGATATAAAGAAGCCAGaagagaagctaagaaggctgtAGCACGTGCAAAAGATAAGGCATACAAAGATTTGTATAGGAAACTAGACTCCAAATAA